The proteins below come from a single Neospora caninum Liverpool complete genome, chromosome IX genomic window:
- a CDS encoding putative sec7 domain-containing protein: protein MQSVRSGVPRFEGQGDVTVKQSLRGRSAVRGDLTRGNPTGRRFSTPDNEETVSAGDGVRGDLEDAPEASAQAASLAAAAPDGARRRSRYAKMYDRHVQRRLMKRRHSLAVHRPVERLDTPRDSQTNEHASGCSVSGTAREADTHEVVAGVAACGAGERNTGESGGIPGAVVGVGETSSCDRRRLQRRAAPAVVAGPRRRASRDEDTPRETERSCGRPQATGEQHSRLQSLSGALAPWDVRADGTAGRELPAGTPQSASTLFPDGSGNSETGAGYTNPLSLSSVEGVERTSRLPARERSRGEGASHPIEALAAAVQPERCRGDLSSLTTPASSESFEDFPEAAEVRNGYRLAFTREQSLFPDEGCARSEGADVVGVFCDRASSSSTSSLMWSSTCGSSDSDEASRAGDGDPRDARVLADADASPDGEAPRCGSPRRPRRGPRRFTGAARGRDEGSYCQRQVEALRQYIYMREIVEHGTLLFNRSPMTGIRFLQQQNILDDDSLAVAAFLLATDGLDKRRIGELLGGPDAASTSVLNAFCSFMNLADLPLDEALRHFLTFFFMPGESQVILRILESFAAAYVRDNPTTPLSLEYVHILAYALLILNTSLHHPCLQAKDKKMLSRGDFYKMVHCAGIALPENELGEMYARILLKEFKTSFSASEKTYKRLSAAPLGLAQAFASSLRHPQGDSAYPSDRLPNSRSFTPEPSISSNPRGLQLFPEASRSGDGWNRAPCAGPCTFRSQRECEPTGWDKKNAFETCGDARGQRSASECVASTAPQNFSMAGMDAGSLRRAAHRRGPTGDPLTDSLVSPWRVARCAQCGRPAGLSAGDSSQPRRLTAPASVFSRPSGSPEPGARRPSEDVRDIELEACTRVHGAASACREGANLGGRLVRCGECGCGRDRALQVEDGASCEAQIRPLRSTAESDGQATREPGDARLDSRTQRSNSNGARFSGLRANPAGADSNDGQVSRSAPTTPTRNTACWPSRDADLAFAGMPPLVTSGVPALAAYPPHPAGEWFDSWQDAGVPGARAPVVCRFCSGRPPDVSVEAHGGAGPQDSCAHGQIRYSLGCASHDSGASSVASSPSLMYTSPLDPPPFSLFPEPSECLLRPPAPPLALRVGGWAVKVRGIDSADGKVKAAAYLRVHKRQFWLEGADACLDLCWSRWPRTPVGVSQTSSVPPVAPAEALAADAKGWKRSGSMLRSRGRSSVSYEAPACASSSQLASRGGSADDECHVPPDASVRRPHDEGTEAMRAQGAPGPDSVLGGSEANLNLRGGSEMRPAPSAVDRREAGEQASAANVREGQGRQGARAESRSGSASRGGPWRLLPDIPPACPGVILTHGGDAGKGQARPAQEDGAAARRANAEGRDKRGRQEAAGSLLAVARLAGRGGRFLLRGKALKVPRISLHNPFKRQPPRNASAVDFRLSKFTEDDGTSLRTSSAPSGHKQETGALAETRGGNEQRNEGRAQEPTGALEDSAPPDVHAAVPERDIPPNHGQSPAHTNPPECCMGGTGGAGDLSRAEPGSAAAATVVRRGRSFSHPPEFQTAPSAPRLPVSDYPRSVPLPPARVRRHSREAENSPSRPMWRHPFLSHPHPLHAADSCVGRHANGAEAGRWFRSSSCPTPTLVLRAATSVSLPDALLRGLHAPCLGHGQAAAFPIDDPIGLCKSLSFAVALERGSSGGRTASLPKWSASKVGFPEGSSLGSARVDSAEWRLHGGSGTSSFHCEALWGLCLRGGLRRSVSDGALMRRRSSDVAWRFRRRFNWREWHARNDRSPPLAASEDTRGTEWTRPIAREVEPACPAQSAEPGTAVSQPWRLERSQAGSSASSASEGCEDQQTLSPERSKDGESGSAEKGDWSGNSIGGPEQACAVPAASGVSGLRANGPGLFWRRLPSFRSSAEGGFEQSGWSGKPDLVRPAEKKGGGPRGFLARLFQPVLAMASVNRCPLGDLIAVQLGAPPEIAAALEKAAIPIADLVAEPGARQAVFPDLYQPPFLFPFSYPPLVFVGKAAGPPTQGTRGQPGKGPSMVCLTLSFRRRLLVLVLPYYASSFPLPSASKSSQRCTFATPNRLSAEVASATSAFASSSSFASTVLPASAEGVLCPASASPPCRQPEERFGAGERATQPQAAPVPSPLSPGSRGKEGGRACVSLEHCRRSRGSSGGSVACHRPSDAARAGAEMPLSAAFASLVHDSNRRSSATLGEGDRRTSEAASTAVKASAKEEPFGSATVPGLPRISPQERQGVSEGQTPLSEVGASGESADRQVNSQGRSCDLPTTEASDRGRDPLVPGRAQLSELGLSAPSGVAPPSSSAAAQGAVQGARRDTQKRHATLDRTRSYPSFCAGVLPSLSSPPPALAGLADRSAELRGHPNLPETSGGDPATLALQKSPLPILRGYFPGFLAPPTEGFQRQVGEQPGEAQRGRSSGEGLCPPLSGPGSARGRDGRRESVAGLVGNERRTEGDTGLDGGSWAAGDRGGASGFLDWQVLFSFLRRQVAFNKAAQALKAQKEAHRQWELRKKLEDSKEVEFTDQILPHLLRHWVSTPAPSVLGQETESRRALALGESVRFLRGLQRVEKRWRHCQKEQPRGYSEDLVPLSAAVVFPSACDSACLSHEAGSHRDGRAEWKRGLLPSSVAVSVSAVPSDPRLRNLESLSSFQRTGERSTPPVSRQGSLPGAEAGVDQGEKPETTLTKLFPMQSSREGGASTDKSHGTRLDGSKCARGGTGTARSSAEDVRSLLAWGRKPAPHVDHAEEGEKGDGASFRTASQPEWPSTQEGPGGEDATRDTQAEPVYHQVRTEGLEDLRVSEQMESPPSATFAGDSSRSRTRFPQSRFAADLARANVGRGRRKARADGKSRETRKPRSSSEREVASRERRGGEQATANPPHGRAAGASKRPVTARPGGRNKQSADVPLEAARMQNGVPGLPNSTSRSRSAPPLPFGSPTSYLHSPRSSNAPFVHMESLHKLALEEAGDLATLDRPVDGSAAVRDTQSRLELFESLYAADETERPDRSSDPGVCLSASASALGPDTPVRPGGPNVPLRGGGRTSEPCPPRGGSGCVERFSASHGRRRPSNTGDDDPTPAGPFEAASAGGCAALRSAAKRDASGDPRQQAKEPGQGAGAREDEQDPRHKLVGSPLETRCGQGACPRHGDSGCVCGVGETKGINASPTRPNAVAGALHRAPVSFDDGNADPRHRASSCGEARGLQQRSAAATARGHFRRLERDLPGTYPLLQMLPEGIATAEPLLSAGSAFEILASLDRPVGGCAGDIGTLGGDASYEPRRCGISSSSSDAALGRLSDARRLGELWGRSAGIHPGQAFAFPYGQPPLCAACCRCRRCSALDAREEEEWQPGAGGVEEGAKSDAAARPVVGTAQVRCDVAASACATSPALRAPHVPLPGDSLSAWPSTDRATEAGDAAGSTSGDLLLASFRVVESFDESNGNSLSRRGTVTSGTELEAVARAATSPAGCHATPQTAVECFPSRENTTAYPRGCLLAAAKGPEGQCVEGHCGHPASPEADSVEERTQEGASQSVACNTCSGRKRSREKTWCFCPRCSIGAGIADVLECVVLHMPTVGYVQGMAGVAAVLLFFMERERAFILMVQLLQLHPLPDFFMLSSLGKRTLRHHLSAFKRYLAALLPALSEHFTSLHLPPSFYLLPWVLSLFTSVLPLHIVVRVWDGLLLAGGGRDTLFQIALAILHYYDEALRGRSFEGCVALLSRQDCHAASNSAAFDECRFFDGLRWVETQWPEIEEALVVPAAALTSSGD from the exons ATGCAATCTGTTCGTTCAGGTGTCCCCCGTTTCGAGGGCCAGGGAGACGTCACCGTGAAGCAGTCTCTGCGGGGGCGGTCAGCTGTGCGCGGTGATCTGACGCGCGGAAATCCGACGGGCCGGAGATTTTCGACTCCGGacaacgaggagacagtctctgCGGGAGATGGCGTCCGCGGCGACCTCGAAGACGCCCCGGAGGCTTCGGCCCAGGCGGCCAGCCTCGCGGCTGCTGCCCCAGACGGTGCACGCAGGCGGTCTCGCTACGCAAAAATGTACGATCGCCATGTCCAGAGACGCTTGATGAAGAGGCGACACAGTCTGGCTGTACACCGGCCGGTCGAACGTCTCGACACCCCCCGCGACAGCCAAACTAACGAGCACGCCTCTGGCTGCTCCGTTTCGGGGACTGCGCGCGAGGCCGATACGCACGAAGTCGTAGCAGGCGTGGCTGCGTGCGGCGCTGGCGAGAGGAACACAGGGGAATCAGGAGGGATTCCAGGAGCCGTTGTCGGGGTCGGCGAGACGAGCAGTTGCGACCGACGGAGACTTCAGAGGCGTGCGGCCCCTGCAGTGGTGGCTGGCCCGCGACGGAGAGCATCACGCGACGAGGATACCCCGCGCGAAACAGAACGCTCATGCGGTCGGCCGCAGGCAACCGGTGAGCAGCACTCGCGTCTTCAGTCCTTGAGCGGGGCGCTTGCGCCGTGGGATGTGCGAGCCGACGGAACTGCCGGTCGGGAGCTCCCAGCGGGCACTCCGCAGAGTGCGTCGACTTTGTTTCCCGACGGTTCCGGCAACTCTGAGACGGGCGCTGGGTACACAAatccgctctctctgtcaaGCGTGGAGGGTGTCGAGCGCACTTCGCGTCTGCCTGCGCGCGAGCGGAGTCGGGGCGAGGGGGCGTCGCACCCGATTGAGGCGCTGGCGGCTGCCGTCCAACCCGAGAGGTGCCGTGGCGACCTAAGCAGCTTGACGactcccgcgtcttcggaGAGCTTCGAGGATTTCCCAGAGGCTGCCGAGGTGCGTAACGGATACCGACTGGCGTTCACGCGAGAGCAGTCGCTGTTCCCGGACGAGGGCTGCGCGAGATCTGAGGGCGCGGATGTCGTGGGCGTGTTCTGTGACAGAGCGTCCTCATCTTCCACGTCGTCCCTCATGTGGAGCAGCACGTGCGGCTcgagcgacagcgacgaggccagtcgcgcaggagacggcgatccgcgagacgcgcgggtGCTCGCGGACGCCGACGCGAGcccagacggcgaagcgccCCGCTGCGGCTCGCCGCGAAGGCCACGGCGAGGACCACGGCGCTTCACGGGGGCGGCGCGTGGCAGGGACGAAGGAAGCTATTGCCAGCGGCAGGTCGAGGCACTCAGACAGTACATCTACATGCGCGAGATCGTGGAGCACGGCACGTTGCTCTTCAACCGCTCGCCGATGACCGGGATTCGCTTTCTTCAGCAACAAAACATTCTCGACGACGACAGCCTTGCCGTCgcggcgtttctcctcgccaccGACGGGTTGGACAAACGAAGGATCGGCGAGTTGCTGGGGGGGCCGGACGCGGCTTCCACTTCAGTTTTGAACGCCTTCTGCAGCTTCATGAATTTGGCGGACTTGCCGCTGGACGAGGCGCTCCGGCACTTCCTTACGTTTTTCTTCATGCCTGGCGAGTCGCAGGTAATCCTTCGCATCCTCGAAAGCTTCGCTGCAGCGTATGTACGGGACAACCCGACgacgccgctgtctctggagtACGTGCACATCTTAGCGTACGCACTGCTGATTTTGAATACGTCGCTTCATCACCCGTGCCTCCAAGCAAAGGACAAGAAGatgctctctcgcggcgacTTCTACAAGATGGTCCACTGCGCAGGCATCGCTCTGCCTGAAAACGAACTGGGTGAAATGTATGCGCGAATTCTTCTCAAGGAGTTCAAGACGTCCTTCTCTGCATCCGAAAAGACGTACAAGCGTCTGTCCGCGGCACCCCTCGGCCTCGCACAGGCGTTTGCGTCCTCTCTGCGGCATCCGCAAGGCGACAGCGCGTATCCCTCCGACCGGCTTCCCAACAGTCGGTCTTTCACTCCTGAGCCGTCGATCTCCTCCAATCCGCGGGGCCTTCAACTGTTTCCGGAGGCTTCACGTTCCGGGGACGGCTGGAACCGGGCCCCCTGCGCCGGGCCATGCACGTTCCGCAGCCAGAGGGAGTGTGAACCCACTGGGTGGGACAAAAAAAACGCCTTTGAAACGTgtggcgacgcgcgcgggcAGAGGTCGGCCTCGGAATGTGTCGCCTCGACAGCCCCACAAAACTTCTCCATGGCGGGGATGGACGCTGGGAGCCTCCGCCGTGCAGCGCACCGGCGCGGCCCCACCGGAGACCCGCTGACTGACAGCCTGGTTTCCCCCTGGCGAGTCGCGCGGTGTGCGCAGTGTGGACGCCCCGCCGGTTTGTCGGCTGGGGACTCCAGTCAGCCCCGTCGACTGACGGCGCCCGCGTCCGTGTTCTCTCGCCCGTCGGGCTCGCCAGAGCCAGGCGCTCGAAGGCCCTCGGAAGACGTGAGGGACATCGAGCTGGAAGCGTGCACGCGTGTGCACGGCGCGGCCAGTGCATGCCGTGAGGGGGCGAATCTCGGCGGGAGACTGGTTCGCTGTGGCGAGTGCGGATGCGGGCGAGACCGAGCTCTGCAGGTGGAGGATGGTGCAAGTTGCGAAGCGCAGATTCGACCGCTTCGCTCCACTGCCGAGTCAGACGGACAGGCCACGCGGGAGCCTGGCGATGCGCGCCTGGACTCGCGGACGCAGAGGAGCAACTCGAACGGGGCTCGTTTCAGCGGCCTTCGCGCGAACCCAGCAGGCGCCGATTCCAACGACGGGCAAGTCTCTCGGAGCGCGCCGACAACGCCAACAAGGAACACGGCGTGCTGGCCTTCACGCGACGCGGATTTGGCGTTCGCGGGAATGCCGCCTCTGGTCACCAGTGGAGTCcccgctctcgccgcgtATCCACCTCATCCGGCCGGCGAGTGGTTCGACTCTTGGCAAGACGCAGGTGTTCCAGGAGCGCGGGCTCCAGTGGTTTGTAGATTCTGTTCGGGTCGTCCGCCCGACGTTTCTGTGGAGGCCCATGGCGGCGCGGGTCCTCAAGACTCCTGCGCCCACGGACAGATCCGGTATTCGTTGGGTTGCGCCTCTCACGACAGTGGAGCCTCGTCTGTGGCTTCCAGCCCCTCCCTCATGTACACCTCGCCTCTGGATCCGCCcccgttctccctcttcccggAGCCGTCGGAATGCCTCCTGAGGCCTCCGGCACCGCCGCTCGCTCTCAGGGTGGGCGGCTGGGCTGTCAAGGTCCGCGGCATTGACAGCGCGGATGGGAAGGTCAAGGCTGCAGCGTACTTGCGCGTCCACAAACGGCAGTTCTGGCTCGAAGGAGCAGATGCATGCTTAGATTTGTGTTGGAGTCGCTGGCCGCGCACGCCGGTGGGCGTCTCCCAGACCTCATCGGTGCCGCCCGTCGCGCCGGCCGAGGCTCTTGCCGCCGATGCAAAAGGATGGAAACGCTCCGGATCGATGTTGAGGAGCCGCGGGAGGTCGAGTGTCTCGTACGAGGCTCCGGCGTGTGCGTCAAGTTCCCAGCTGGCGAGCCGAGGGGGGAGCGCGGATGACGAGTGCCATGTGCCTCCAGACGCGTCTGTGAGACGGCCGCACGACGAGGGAACTGAGGCCATGCGTGCTCAGGGAGCGCCTGGGCCAGATTCTGTCTTGGGCGGCAGTGAAGCGAATCTCAACCTGCGTGGCGGCTCCGAAATGAGGCCCGCGCCATCTGCTGTCGATCGCCGGGAAGCCGGCGAACAGGCGTCTGCGGCCAACGTGCGCGAAGGACAAGGGCGCCAGGGAGCGAGGGCGGAGTCGCGCTCCGGCTCGGCCAGTCGCGGCGGCCCCTGGCGGCTTCTGCCGGACATCCCCCCTGCTTGCCCGGGTGTGATTTTGACAcacggaggagacgcggggaaAGGCCAAGCCAGGCCGGCGCAGGAAGACGGAGCAGCTGCACGTCGGGCGaacgcagagggaagagacaaacgcggGCGGCAGGAGGCAGCTGGGAGTCTGTTGgccgtcgcgcgtctcgcgggGCGGGGCGGccgctttctgcttcgcggCAAGGCCCTCAAGGTTCCCCGCATAAGCCTCCACAACCCGTTCAAGAGGCAGCCGCCTCGCAATGCCTCGGCCGTGGACTTCAGACTTTCAAAGTTCACGGAGGACGACGGCACGTCCCTCCGAACCTCCAGTGCCCCCAGCGGCCACAAGCAGGAGACGGGGGCTCTTGCAGAGACGCGTGGAGGAAACGAGCAGCGCAATGAGGGTCGCGCACAGGAACCTACAGGCGCCCTTGAAGACTCGGCGCCTCCGGACGTTCACGCCGCGGTTCCGGAACGTGATATCCCACCGAATCACGGGCAGTCACCGGCGCACACCAACCCACCGGAGTGCTGCATGGGAGGCACGGGAGGCGCGGGCGACCTTTCACGTGCCGAGCCCGGttccgcagctgcggcgacTGTTGTCAGGCGAGGGAGGAGTTTCTCGCATCCCCCTGAGTTTCAGACGGCGCCGAGCGCCCCTCGACTGCCTGTTTCGGACTACCCTCGTTCGGTTCCGCTCCCTCCCGCACGCGTCCGCCGGCACTCGAGAGAAGCTGAGAATTCGCCTTCCCGTCCCATGTGGCGTcatccgtttctctcccacCCCCACCCCCTTCATGCGGCCGACAGCTGCGTTGGCCGACACGCGAATGGGGCTGAAGCGGGCCGATGGttccgttcctcctcttgtccGACTCCGACCCTGGTTTTGCGAGCGGCGACTTCAGTGTCTCTCCCAGACGCTCTTCTCAGAGGGCTTCACGCGCCGTGTCTCGGCCATGGTCAAGCGGCCGCGTTCCCGATCGACGACCCCATAGGTCTGTGCAAATCGCTGTCTTTCGCTGTCGCGTTGGAACGCGGGTCCTCCGGCGGGCGCACGGCTTCCCTTCCCAAGTGGAGTGCGTCAAAAGTCGGGTTTCCCGAGGGCAGTTCGCTGGGGTCGGCGCGAGTCGACAGCGCAGAGTGGCGGCTCCACGGTGGAAGCGGGACATCCTCTTTTCACTGCGAGGCTCTCTGGGGCCTTTGCCTCCGGGGGGGACTCCGCCGCAGTGTGTCTGACGGTGCGCTGATGCGCCGCCGAAGCAGCGATGTCGCCTGGCGATTCAGGAGGCGTTTCAACTGGCGCGAGTGGCATGCACGAAACGACCGTTCACCCCCTCTGGCGGCGTCCGAGGATACGCGCGGAACGGAGTGGACTCGGCCGATCGCGCGAGAAGTCGAACCCGCATGCCCAGCACAGTCGGCGGAACCGGGAACCGCTGTTTCACAGCCGTGGCGCTTGGAACGTTCGCAGGCAGGCAGCTCGGCGTCCTCTGCGAGTGAGGGATGCGAGGACCAGCAGACGCTTTCTCCCGAGCGATCGAAGgatggagagagcggcagcgccgagaagggagactgGAGCGGGAACTCGATAGGCGGGCCGGAGCAGGCCTGCGCAGTGCCAGCCGccagcggcgtctccggcctcCGTGCGAACGGGCCAGGGCTATTCTGGCGGAGACTGCCCTCTTTCCGAAGCTCCGCTGAGGGCGGCTTCGAGCAAAGCGGATGGTCTGGGAAACCCGACTTGGTCCGACccgcggagaaaaaagggggcgggccgcgcggcttcctcgcgcgGCTGTTTCAGCCGGTGCTCGCAATGGCCTCAGTCAACCGGTGCCCCCTCGGCGACCTGATTGCTGTGCAACTG GGCGCGCCTCCCGAGATCGCGGCTGCTCTGGAGAAAGCGGCAATTCCCATCGCCGATCTCGTCGCGGAGCCTGGAGCCCGTCAGGCGGTCTTCCCCGATCTGTATCagcctccctttctttttcccttttcgtaTCCCCCGCTCGTCTTTGTCGGTAAGGCCGCGGGGCCTCCTACGCAGGGGACTCGGGGACAGCCTGGGAAAGGCCCCTCCATGGTCTGCCTCACTCTTTCTTTTCGGCGTCGACTGCTcgttcttgttcttccttaCTACGcatcttcgtttcctctgccaTCCGCTAGCAAGTCCTCTCAGCGTTGCACATTCGCCACTCCGAACCGGCTTTCGGCGGAAGTCGCCAGCGCgacttccgccttcgcctcgtcaTCCTCCTTTGCTTCTACCGTCCTTCCGGCCTCCGCTGAAGGTGTGCTTTGTCCcgcgtcggcctcgcccccgTGCCGGCAGCCTGAAGAGCGCTTCGGTGCCGGGGAGCGGGCGACTCAGCCGCAGGCTGCTCCCGTCCCCTCCCCGTTGTCACCGGGCTCTCGTGGCAAGGAGGGAGGGCGTGCCTGCGTGTCCCTCGAGCACTGCAGGAGATCGCGAGGCTCGTCGGGAGGTTCGGTGGCGTGTCACCGGCCGTCGGATGCTGCGCGGGCGGGCGCAGAGATGCCGCTGTCTGCTGCCTTTGCGAGTTTGGTACACGATTCAAATCGGCGGTCTTCCGCCACGCTCGGCGAGGGTGACCGCCGGACGTCGGAGGCGGCTTCGACGGCAGTGAAGGCCTCTGCGAAGGAAGAACCGTTCGGCTCTGCCACGGTTCCAGGCCTACCCCGGATCAGCCCCCAGGAGCGACAGGGCGTCTCTGAGGGGCAAACGCCACTGTCCGAAGTCGGCGCTTCCGGAGAGAGCGCCGACAGGCAGGTGAACAGCCAAGGCCGCAGCTGTGACCTGCCGACGACGGAGGCCTCTGACAGGGGACGAGACCCCCTTGTGCCGGGTCGAGCACAGCTGTCCGAGCTTGGGCTTTCGGCGCCATCTGGAGTTgccccgccttcttcgtccgcggCCGCACAAGGCGCCGTTCAAGGtgcgcgaagagacacgcagaaGCGCCACGCGACACTTGACAGGACGCGTTCGTATCCTTCGTTCTGCGCGGGCGTGCTGCCATCCTTGAGTTCGCCTCCCCCTGCGCTCGCTGGTCTGGCCGATCGCTCCGCGGAGCTCCGGGGACACCCGAACCTCCCAGAGACCTCTGGCGGCGACCCTGCAACCCTGGCGCTGCAAAAATCGCCTCTGCCGATTTTGCGAGGGTACTTCCCTGGATTCCTCGCGCCGCCAACAGAGGGGTTCCAGCGGCAGGTGGGCGAGCAGCCTGGCGAGGCACAGCGAGGACGCTCCTCTGGAGAGGGGCTGTGTCCCCCTCTCAGTGGTCCGGGGTCCGCGCgtgggagagacggaaggcgagagagcgtcgCTGGTCTGGTGGGGAACGAGCGGcggacagagggagacacggggCTCGACGGCGGGTCGTGGGCTGCTGGGgacagaggcggcgcgtctgGCTTCCTCGACTGGCaggttctcttttccttcttgcgAAGGCAAGTGGCCTTCAACAAGGCTGCGCAGGCACTGAAGGCCCAGAAAGAAGCCCACAGACAGTGGGAactgcggaagaagctggaggaCAGCAAAGAGGTAGAGTTCACG GATCAAATCCTGCCGCACCTTCTCCGTCACTGGGTCAGCACGCCCGCTCCGTCTGTGCtgggacaggagacagaatcGCGAAGGGCGCTGGCGCTCGGCGAGTCCGTTCGCTTTCTGCGTGGGCTACAACGCGTGGAGAAACGCTGGAGGCACTGTCAGAAGGAGCAGCCCCGAGGCTATTCCGAGGATCTCGTGCCTTTGTCGGCCGCGGTCGTGTTTCCCAGCGCTTGCGACAGCGCCTGTTTGTCGCACGAGGCAGGTTCGCATCGAGACGGGAGGGCCGAATGGAAGCGAGGCCTCCTTCCAAGTTCGGTTGCGGTGTCTGTGTCGGCGGTTCCCTCGGACCCTCGACTGAGAAACCTCGAATCTCTGTCCAGTTTTCAGCGCACCGGCGAGCGCAGCACGCCGCCGGTCAGCAGACAAGGCAGCCTTCCTGGAGCGGAAGCGGGCGTCGACCAAGGCGAAAAACCCGAGACCACGCTGACGAAACTTTTCCCGATGCAGAGCTCGCGGGAGGGCGGCGCAAGCACTGACAAATCGCACGGCACTCGACTCGACGGCAGCAAGTGCGCTCGGGGAGGCACGGGAACCGCCCGATCCTCTGCGGAGGATGTGCGATCCCTGCTGGCCTGGGGACGGAAGCCCGCCCCGCACGTGGACCACGCAGAGGAAGgtgagaaaggagacggggcgAGCTTTCGGACGGCGTCGCAGCCAGAGTGGCCCAGTACGCAAGAAGGTccaggcggcgaagacgcgacacGGGACACGCAGGCAGAGCCGGTGTATCACCAGGTTCGCACAGAAGGTCTCGAAGATCTCCGCGTTTCGGAGCAGATG GAGAGTCCCCCCTCAGCCACCTTCGCCGGAGACTCCAGCCGTTCACGGACTCGCTTCCCGCAGTCGCGGTTTGCCGCGGACTTGGCGAGAGCAAACGTGggccgagggagacggaaagcacGGGCGG ACGGCAAGAGCCGAGAGACCCGCAAGCCGCgaagcagcagcgagagagaggtcgcctctcgagagcgacggggggGTGAGCAGGCGACCGCCAACCCTCCGCACGGCCGTGCTGCTGGAGCGAGTAAACGGCCAGTGACGGCCCGTCCGGGGGGAAGAAATAAACAGTCGGCAGACGTCCCCTTGGAGgccgcgcgcatgcaaaatgGAGTCCCCGGGCTCCCGAATTCCACTTCGCGTTCCCGGTCGGCACCGCCGCTGCCTTTCGGCTCTCCCACTTCCTATCTGCACTCTCCGCGTTCGTCAAACGCGCCGTTCGTGCACATGGAGAGTCTCCACAAGCTCGCCCTTGAGGAGGCCGGTGACTTGGCGACGCTGGATCGGCCTGTGGACGGGAGCGCCGCGGTGCGCGACACGCAGTCTCGCTTGGAGTTATTTGAATCCCTGTACGCTGCCGACGAAACGGAGCGGCCGGACAGGAGCAGTGATCCCGgagtttgtctctctgcgagcGCGAGTGCTCTCGGCCCAGATACGCCCGTGAGGCCTGGAGGCCCGAACGTTCCGCTGAGGGGAGGCGGACGCACCAGCGAGCCGTGTCCGCCTAGAGGAGGGTCGGGATGTGTGGAgcgcttctctgcgtcgcaTGGACGCAGGAGGCCGTCCAACACCGGAGACGATGATCCGACGCCAGCTGGGCCGTTTGAGGCAGCCTCCGCAGGGGGTTGTGCCGCACTGCGTTCGGCTGCCAAACGCGACGCGAGCGGGGACCCGAGACAGCAGGCAAAGGAACCCGGTCAGGGGGCGGGCGCCCGGGAGGATGAGCAAGATCCTCGTCACAAGCTTGTCGGCTCGCCTCTGGAGACCCGGTGTGGGCAAGGCGCGTGCCCGCGACACGGAGACTCTGGATGTGTCTGTGGAGttggagagacgaagggaatCAATGCCAGTCCTACGAGGCCGAATGCGGTTGCAGGCGCGCTCCATCGGGCGCCTGTTTCCTTCGATGACGGGAACGCCGACCCGCGGCATCGCGCGTCCAGCTGTGGCGAGGCACGCGGTCTTCAGCAACGTTCTGCAGCAGCTACAGCTCGCGGGCATTTCCGCCGGCTGGAGCGAGATCTCCCGGGTACCTATCCGCTTCTGCAAATGCTGCCTGAGGGCATCGCTACAGCGGAACCTCTCCTGAGCGCGGGTTCCGCCTTCGAGATTCTCGCATCCCTCGATCGCCCGGTCGGGGGGTGTGCTGGCGATATCGGCACCCTCGGCGGAGACGCAAGTTACGAGCCGCGGCGATGTGGCATCTCGTCGAGCAGCAGCGACGCCGCACTTGGGAGGCTGTCTGATGCGAGGCGGCTCGGCGAGCTGTGGGGACGCAGCGCTGGCATTCATCCCGGCCAGGCGTTTGCCTTCCCCTATGGTCAGCCACCGCTTTGCGCTGCGTGCTGTAGATGCCGGCGATGCAGTGCTTTAGACgcacgagaggaggaagagtgGCAACCAGGAGCCGGTGGAGTCGAGGAAggggcgaagagcgacgcggcggcgaggccggtGGTCGGTACAGCACAAGTGCGTTGCGACGTGGCGgcgagcgcatgcgccaCGTCTCCTGCACTGAGGGCCCCTCACGTCCCTCTGCCGGGAGATTCCCTCTCCGCCTGGCCCTCGACGGACAGggcgacagaggcaggcgacgctgCGGGCAGTACGAGTGGAGATCTCTTGCTTGCGTCGTTTCGCGTGGTGGAATCTTTCGACGAATCAAATGGCAACTCATTGTCCCGTCGAGGCACCGTCACGAGTGGAACCGAACTGGAAGCCGTCGCGCGAGCTGCCACGTCGCCTGCGGGTTGTCACGCGACGCCCCAAACGGCCGTCGAATGTTTTCCGTCCAGGGAAAATACGACAGCGTACCCCAGGGGCTGCCTGTTAGCTGCGGCGAAGGGGCCAGAAGGACAGTGCGTCGAGGGACACTGCGGCCATCCTGCTTCACCCGAAGCGGACTCAGTcgaggaaaggacacagGAAGGCGCCTCCCAAAGCGTCGCTTGCAATACTTGCTCAGGACGAAAGCGgagcagggagaagacgTGGTGCTTCTGTCCACGGTGCTCCATCGGTGCGGGCATCGCCGACGTGCTCGAGTGCGTTGTGCTTCACATGCCCACG GTCGGTTATGTTCAAGGCATGGCGGGGGTTGCAgcggttcttctctttttcatGGAGCGCGAAAGG GCGTTCATTCTTATGGTTCAGCTACTTCAGCTGCATCCTTTGCCGGACTTCTTCATGCTCAGCTCTTTAGGCAAAAG AACCCTGCGCCATCATCTGTCAGCATTCAAGCGCTACTTGGCCGCCTTGCTTCCTGCGCTGTCCGAGCACTTCACCAGTCTCCACttgccgccttctttctACTTGTTGCCTTGGGTTCTGTCTCTATTCACatctgttctccctcttcataTTGTCGTTCGAGTTTGGGACGGCCTCCTTCTCGCGGGCGGAGGGAGAGATACACTGTTCCAG ATCGCGCTTGCTATTCTGCATTACTACGACGAAGCTTTGCGCGGCCGCTCCTTCGAGGGATGCGTCGCCCTTCTGAGTCGCCAAGACTGTCACGCGGCGTCCAACAGTGCAGCATTCGACGAGTGTCGGTTTTTTGACGG GCTGCGATGGGTTGAAACGCAGTGGCCGGAGATTGAAGAGGCTCTCGTTGTCCCTGCGGCAGCGCTCACAAGTTCAGGCGATTGA